The segment tttcatCGTAGATCTCTTTGGTGTTCTCCAATGGAATCTCTCTCAAGTTCAGTGTTCATCTCTAATGTATCTGAGACACACCCTTTTCTCCACACCCACTCACTTGCCTCTTCACCTTCATCATCATCGTCTTCTCCTTTTTTGATCAAAGGGCCAAGCAAACGAATTGAGTCTCTCAAATTCAACGCCGAAACCTCTCACTTTCATGGTTTTCGTCTCCACGCTCTATCTCGCGAGGTTCCCGATGAAGGTGAGGGCCAGCCGCAGCCTCTAACCCTCAATGTTGGGTTTAGCTTTGTTTCTGAGGAGGATAGTCTTTCTGTCTCTCAGGTAATCTGAATAACTCCGTTCTCGCTTTGCTTTTTTGAACTTCTCTGCTGTTTGCTTATTTGGgttctttttaagttttatatttatgtaatGTTTGCTTTGTTTACTCTACAATTTGTGTAAGCACATTGAGAAAGATACATGAGATGAGAACCTCTCTAACTTTGCATTTGATTTGATAGAAAAGCAAACTTACTGTTTTTGAATGATTTAGAAAATAGCAATATAATTTTTGGGTTTAGCAAAAATGTAGGttttactttttcaattttatgttTGAATGTTTCTTAGATTTGTACTCTTGAAAAAAATCGAAAATTTAGAGGGCCTAATGCAAGGGATCGGTTGAGGGTTTAAAATTTTTCAAGGGTGTGAATGTTACTATAGTTTATGATCTTTggaccctttttcttttttttttttttttccgttTTGGTTGTCATAGAGACTTGTTGGATGTATCAAGTGGCTACTTCAGCTTGGTATTGATAGTCTCTCTTATATTCTGAAGGGTGATCCAGATCAAAATGGAAGCAGCAAGAAGGATGACGATAAATTAACAAAGGTTGAAACCTCTGTAGTAGCTCCTCATAGTAGTGGAGCCACTGGGGGTACAAGAGCTGGGCTTTTCAGAACCCCAATATCTGGTGGAGTGCAGAGTGCAACTTCAGCCCATGGATTACCCCGACCATCCTTAGCAGTCCGTAATCTGATGGAACAAGTAAAGGCTATTTTTTGAGTTCTAAATATTGTCATGTcttgataaaaataatttgatctaTTCTCTTTCTTTTTGTCTCTTTTCCAGTTTTGCTGTAATTTAATAGTCCTGTATTTATTGGCATCTGTAATTTAAGGCTAGATTTGCTCATTTATGCACTGTAATGTCTCGGATGCACCACCGACGAGAAGGGTATCCCTTTGGCTCTCTGGTTGATTTTGTGCCTGATTCAATGGGCCGTAAGTAGTTTACTTTTGAAGTTCTGTTAGTTGTTTATGCCTTCTTTCCACCGTAAATGTTTTATCAGAACATTTGTTAAACTTTCTTGGTTtcttatattattgttattttgaAGTGAAAGAGCCTTAATAACTATGTGTTTATCCTTTATGAAAGTAGCAGACTTTCTTTGCCTATAAGTAGGACAGCTGTGTAAATGGAAGCTGGTTTTTGTCtataattttttagattatttgaTATATCTTTGTCTTTCAATCTGCAGATCCAATATTTTCATTTTCTCCATTGGCTATCCATACGCGGAATTTATTAGCAGACCCTAGATGCACCCTTGTTGTGCAGGTTAATTGTTTTGATCCTTTTGCTCTGATGGAATATCTTGGTTAGTTATTGTCCACTTATCAAAGTTGGATTTACAGATACCTGGATGGAGTGGCTTATCAAATGCAAGGGTAACGATATTTGGCGATGTCTACCCTCTTCCTGAACATCAACAGGTGCTTGCCTAAATCCCCTTTTCTTTCTGTTTTTTGGTTGTGGAAAAAGAAAGAGGGGGGGGGGGTTTCATAGTTCATATTCAGTTGGGATGCTTGCTAAAAGAGATTAGGACTTCTTCTTTTTACTTCATGGGCTCAGGGCATTGCTTCCAAAACGGCTGTAGAGAGCAAGGTTCTCTTCCCTTGGAGTCTATCCTATAGCTTGTAGAGGATGTCTATTTGGAGGATTTGATTTCCTCACCATTGAAAGAATGCATACTTTTGGATATTTTCTCCTTTCTTCTCTTTGATCACATGCTTAAAGGGTATTGTTTATCTCTAGGTTCACTAAATTTCTTCTATTATATGCATTGTGCATGTCTGTAGAATTTGTGCCTAAAATACGCCTCACCTTGGGTTGGTTATTTTACTAGGAATGGGCTCATAAACAGTACATAGCGAAACATCAACAAGGGCCATCACAACAGTGGGGGAATTTCTACTACTTCAGGATGCAGAACATAAGGTCTGCTTTGGTCTATAGGATTTCTTATCTCTGGTGCCAGCTAATGTTTCCTTCTTAGAAAGCCTATAGACTAATTCTTTGTGCATTGCATCTTATCTCTGACCTTTTTTTCTTGCTGATTCTTTCATTTGGAAACTGCTAATATCTATTATACAGTCATGCACTTGTAATATTTAGTAGAGTTTAATTTGTTTGGGTGCTGAGGAATGGGTTCTTAGTTTGGTTGCCAGTGTCTTCAAGCTTGCAGTCGCTCTAACTTGCGCCGTCCTAGTTCATTTTTTAATGAGATACGAGGATTTTCATATATGACTACATTTTTTTCTCTTAATGGTCTTTTATTTATAGTTAATAGAAAACAATCTGTTTTCACTGAATTTAGGAATCAGTGTTCTTGTTGCCTAGCTTGTATGTTTAGTTCGTTGTTCTACTAAGTACTACCCCAAGGTTCGGTTGAACTGAAATTGGTTCAACATGGAGAAAGAAATATTTCTGGTGTGTACTTTGATTTTAAGTTTCATCGTTTTACTAGTTACCTTATGACACTTGGTTTCTATGTAACATATGAGACCATGTAAAATAACGCTGCTTTTGTATTCAGAAGTCTGATTAGTAGTGGGATAAAAGTAAACAGTTAATTAACATTCCcctgttttctttgattttttttcctttttacatagtagttacattattattgttattattattttgaatcttTTGTACTTGATGTAAATTTGTCGTATAATCCACACagggaaaatatttatttatcaaaatttttttCAGTGACATATATTTCATTGGAGGATTTGGCACTGTTGCATGGGTCGATGTAATGGAATATGAAGCAGTTAAACCAGATAAGATTGCTGTTGATGGAGGTGAACAAAACCTGAAGGTGAACATTTTTGATTCTTAGAATCTCAGTTTTCCTCTTCTAATTTGCATGGATTATGTGTTATCTTATGTGCttcattcttcttttcttttgaaGATCTAAGTCTACTAATTGATTTCTCTATACATATGCTCTTATGAAGTTTGCCAATAGGCCCTATTTTCCCGGGCTAATTTGGGTTTCATTTGCTTCTACTGTAGGAATTAAATGTAACCTTTTCAAAGCCTCTGAGGAAGCTGTTATCAAAAGAAGCTGAGGTTGATGATGCAGCTCTTATATCAATAGACAGCAAAGGAATTGACATCAGGGTCCGTCAAGGTGCACAGGTATTGATTATTTTGGAATTTAAAGTCTGGGTTTGTTTGGAGGTGTAGGTATTTTATATGCCAGTTCCTATATAAATTCTATTTTATGCCATTTTTCAGTTCAACATACAGAGGTTATCATTTGAAGAAGGGCAAACTGTTGAAACGTTGGAGGAAGCCAAAGCTGCTTTGTGGAACGTAATAAAGAAAGGTCAAGTGCAGAATCTgaagaaatagaataagttgcaTTTTACTAGAAGAATAAAGGGCAAATCACTCAAATGTAATATCATAGAGAAGGTTATTTATTAAAACATGGAAGTTTGTAATTTCTAACAAGGATTCTTCCCCCCAAATTCTCATGCTCTTTTTCCCTCCCCAGAATTTTTGGCAATTTTTATAGGTGGATCGAGCTATGAcgcaattttaattttttgtctgAGTTCAATTATGACTCGGCTAAGACCGAATTCATTTTTAGCATATTCTTTTGAAAAAATTAGGACTGGATGAATGACCATTTAATTATAAACAAGTCTGTTTAGCATATCCAAAATTGTGTTGGAAATGGACGTTAATATGTCATTTATCCACCTATTCATCATGGAATTGACAAGGACTATAAGAAAGTTCCTATAAACTAATTAATACAATGATTTTACGTGTTTTTGTAAATgaacaaaatattttaatttcatcaCATGGTAAATATTGGTCAAAATTTGAAAAAGGTTGGATTATGAGTTCAATTTTAATTTGGTTCTCCACATTTCTCCAATGACCTTCTTTTGTGCCGGATCGGTTGGCCCTTTGTCTCGCTGCCCTGATATGAAATACAGCCATCCTTGCCAATACCCGACCAGTGTGGTTTTCACCCGGTATGGAAGTTCTCTAATCACCGACCACTTCTGTTAAAGCAGTGTCACAAACATCAGACCACTTCTGTTAAAGCAGTGTCACAAACATCAGAccttataaaataatttgaaaaaacaCATGAACAATACTCTGTTGTTTAGTGCAAAGAACATGCAGAATGTAGTATCATATTTTGAGGTTTCACGCGTATCAATTATATACAATGATTATCATGTCTTCTTGATGCAGTAAACTCGAAAGTGTTCCATGCAAAGTTGAGTCCCAGTTTTAAATGCAATATATTTAATCAAAGACCTTTTACTAATTAAGATGGAAGTGCGTATGGGAAATATCTGAATTCTGAAATGCAATCAATATCGTAAGGAATTGACTCAAAAGcatgcatgcatacatacatacattcatacacacatacatacatatgcatatgTACTCGTTTTAACACTTGGTGCACAATGACCCCCACCGGTAATAGAGGGAAAGCAATGAAGTCTGGCAGTCAAAAAATAAAACCAAGTGATGCTTTCAGCCAAATGTGAAAACTACTAGGCTGAAGATTGTAGTCTGCATATAAGCTAGAAAAGGCTGAATAACAGCAGCAACTCCACTTGACACATGTCTGGGCAGCCATGGGGGTGCTCTGTGCATAACTACGTACACATGCCTTTTTGCAGACGTGTGTATGAATAATAGAATAGAATGCAAATCATCCAAACTATGTGAGTAtaagcataaacatgcatatatatatatatatatatatatatatatgaaaatcttCTTTACGCAACTGTACAAAGATAAGAAGATAATACCAGTGTATCAAAATTGAACTGAAATATTTCTCCAACCAGAACCATCTTTTTCGTTACAGGGTGTTTCTCTGTTGTGCCTCCAACAATAACAATGGAATTGCTAACGATTGCCCAAGCAAATTCAATATGTGAATCTGGCTTTAGCATAGGAGGTAATGTTTTCCACTTCACTTCGTCATCCAACATGTATACATTACCAAATACAACCTGAAGCAGAATTagaaaataagttaattttaaggctccatatatatatatatatatatatatttacaggAAAATATATTATTCATAGAAAATTTAGCAAAGAACGTTAGAGATGCAATAACCTGACATTAGACAGAACCTACATCGTCTAGTTTGAAACACATTTTGTAAAATATATAATCAATCAGTTAGCTAAACCCATTTATCCACAGTATTATATCACATCGCATTTATCATGTATCATAAAATACTCACAGATGAATACATGCACAGGACAGAGGAAACAGCATAGCAAGCATAACTTTTATTTTGCCAATATTCCTGATAATATCAGTAAagcttgtggtttaagaaaagagATCAACATGCAGGACATGAATACGTGCCAATTACAATCATAAAATGATACAGAATGCTTTAAAGGAAACAGACCAACAAAATAATATACTATTATTAAAAAGGCCAATCGAGAGAACTCTCAAGAAAAACACAAATGTCCTCCTTACTTCGTTCCTTCGGGAGCATTTGAAAATAGGTGCTCCAGGTTTAGCCATAAAATCACCCTCCTGGCCCCCAATAACATAAAGACGATCTTTAAACACAACACAGCCCCTACATTAATGACATTTGAAAGACGAAGTTTAGGTGAGACTACACGAGGAATGCACAACTGAAATCAACATGTTATTTTATTGGCTCCCAAAAACAAATAGATGCTCGTATGATATGACGAAAGCAGCCTTTTAATAATCAAGGACAACAGTTCCAAATATTTCAGTGTTTACATTGCTTGCTTTTTCTAAATTAGATAATGAAATTGTGTTCATGCAATATGTATTATGGCTTAAAGATATAAAGAAAAACACATTAGAACAACATATCAGCAACTGAAGATTAAAACTAAAAATTTCTAACACCCCCACATGATATACAGCATAATTGCAGTGATGCCATCCTGAAATTAACTATTGTCTCAATTTGTTTTACATACCATTTCATTAATGGTAAAAACTAAACCTGCATGTATACATCTGTTCGGATTTCTATAATACAAAAATGTATAAATCATCAAGATAAGATGCTATGAATTCATAATCCAAATGTATGACATTGTAATCAAGAACATGCATCCAATTCCAAAAAATTCACAAAAAGAATAATCAATCAACTTGCAACATGGAAAAGCAATATTAGAGAACACTCCTGTGATGTTCCCCCCCCCCCAGCCCCCGGTGGAATGAGTATTTCACTCCTCCACTCCTTTTCTAATGCTTTCCCATCCTTCACAGCAAGACTCCAATGCTCTAACTCAGGTCTATGCCCATTCCCCTAGCTGCCACCCATCACATGAAGTCGACCTCTCCAAAGTTGAGTGGCTGGTGCATACCTGAAAATACTCAAGTGCATTGCCACTTAAACCACATAAACTTCAGTAGATGTATAATATCTTCatcaaaaaacaacaaaaaagcaAGAAAAACGGATTAACAAGGCAACATATCCAAGAAGAGGAAAAAATGAAAAGCAAGGGTGAGAGAGAGAAGATAAGACAACCAAAACTATAGTTAGAATTGCAAAATAGCATTGAAGTTGAACCGCAAACTCAGAGGatcaattttataaattaatgatAAATATGCAAGTTATTGTTCTATAGGATTGTTGAATAAGCAGAAAAGAATTGTAGCAGATCATCTCTTTTGTCATTAGATACTCGGCAAATTATGCAGACAAGTTCAGGCCTTATGAAGCAGAATTGAAAGCAAAGAACAAAGGAAACTCATCAAACCAATAAAAAAAGCCAGATACAACTTACACAAAGTGATAGGAAAGCAAGCAGTAGAAACTACATTGAACAAAATCATTTTTCTTTTCCACAATGCAGGTTAGATACATTAAAGAGAGCTCACACACGTACTAACCTAGGGAAAAATGGAGTCCGAGTAATAGAACTGACAAGCAACTATAAAGTGTTATACATGCAAAAACACCCAAACAGGCAGAATTCTGAATGAAAGTCCAGCTGTTTTTCCTTCAAACATCTTTATCACTCATTTTTTGCAGACAAGGTTTCTCTATGGAACAGCCTACTGTTTACCCATCACAATGCACGTGTAGAGTGTACACATTAACACTTATAAACATACACAGTTTACCAGGGACAAGAACATTCTGCTTCCTCCACAGTTACTATATACCTCCAACATAACTTGATTGATATATACACATACCTAGAGACTGGCAAAGGGGGGAAGTCATGCCATTTCTTCGTCTTAGTGTCGAGAACGAATGTGTGAGCCGTAGGACCCCTGCATTGAGGACCATATTGTCCAGTGACCACGTACATATATCGTCCATCTGTTACCATACCTAAATGTGAGTGCGCCATTTCTCTTGGCATATCAAATCTTCCTCCCCATGAATTATCCATAAAATTGTATATATCAACCTGTGAATGCACCTATGATACAAACATTGCAAGCGAAGAAGAAAACAATACTGAGAAGCATAACTCTATTTAACACAAATATACATGCTCCAAAATCACCATAGAAGAAGTCGAAAATGCAGTCCCCAGGAAGTAAAGaaagtaaaaagaaaagagaaaaagaaaaagaaaaggcaaagcaTAGTACATAAGAAAAGGTAGAAAGGGTAGTGTTAAGTAACTAACTAACGTGGTTAATGGTGCTATATCCAGCAAAGACATAAAGAAGATCGTTAATCTGAATAGCAGCCCCATCAAGACGAGGAACAGGTGCAGTTGCCATCTTCTCCCATTCGAGTTGAGGAGCAGGCAAATCAAAAAAAGTAGCTGACAACACTCTGCCATCCTTAACATTATTGTCTCCATGCCCCTGCAACACCACCAAAGGAGTAAGTAAACAGAATTGATGAAGTGGGAGTTTCCCCAGTGATCTAAGAAATTGAAAGATAAAGAAGTAAGAGAGTGTTGGGTTTACTATGGGGTTGGGGTTTGAGTGATGGTGGGAAGCAAATGGAGGGGCATCTGAAGAAAGAAGAGACCAATTGCTggaaaaagaaagagagagaaagatAAGGATTGAAGGAAGGAGATGAAGAAGCCCTCAATGAAGCGGCCGATTCCCAGTAGACCAACGCAAAGCAATACCAATCTCGGCGTCACCGATGCCTGGTGCTTCGCTGTCGGTCTCACCATTCCTTTGTCTTTCGGTTTTGGGTTCAAGTTGCAGGCTGCAAAGTGACTACTTTTTTTGGTTTTTCCTTACACCGACGTTACAGTTATTTTCTTGTCAGCAATTAAACCAACATCTCTTaccatttatatttttatttataaactaaaattgttttaggctaatatattaattaaacccttaaattttgttattttgtttaaataacccctttctgtaaaaaaaaaattatactttCATCATATCCAAATTAACTCTTAAATTTTAACTGGTACTAAAATAGAAGTCTTAATTTTTGAGTTGTATCTAAGTCGGTATAAAAGTAGACTATTTATTGTCCTTTTAACAtttaatgttatatgtaaaaCTGATGTTGATGCGTCTTTTTCATacctttttctttccatttcaCTGGTATAAATTTGTGACTTCGAAAGGTTTATCTTATCAATAAGATTGCTTGCGTCGTGGTTTCCAGTGTCACATCGTTGTTTTGATTAGAAAATGATGGTTGAGACTTAAcatcaaaaatttaattttatccaCTACATTAGTTgacttaatataaatatataattaaactgTTTTTCTCCAAAGGAAATATATAGCATCAATCCATGAAGGATTCAGCTCAGTTTTTGGAAGATTGATTAAAtcgattttttattcttttaaacttATTGAACCCACCAACTGCACAGCTCGAATGTTGATTGATAAAGACATTCCTCCTCCTTCCAAAGTAGTAgtgataatgatgatgatgatgatgatgatgatgaaaccAGACCAATGCAACGCAATCAAAAGAACATCCCAATTCCAAGTGGTAAAAAGGAAACACTGATATTTTACACAAATTACCGATAAGAAATTCAATCCAAAGCCATCAATGGATCAAACTGAGCCTGTCATTTTTGCAAACAAAACGTAAGGTAAAACAGTCCATGTAGATAGAAACAACGAATATACTTGAATACCTTGTtaatgtttttcttttcttttccctgaAACCTTGACAAACACAAAATCCCCAAGTGCACGAAAGCCGATCAACCCCCACGACAACACCATTTGAACCCTACACCATAAAACTAACTGCAAAGAAACCTGGAAAAAGCTATACACCGAATTAAAAGGTAAGAGAAGCTGCCTGCCTCTCTCGTGTTCATCGTTTGTCCTCGCCACATCCCCAAAATATTAATAGAATAACAAGGGAAAAAATATAGTGTTGtagctgaaaaaaaaaaaaagtttacaaTGCACATGCTACTAAACAGGTATGGCATCATTATTTGACGTGTCTTCACATCTCAATACAATACCCTCGAGGCTAGCTGGGAAGATACATTTGGGCCATTGGCAACCGGTTGCAATGGGTTCAGGCGGAGGAACAATCATAAGGACATTGTCGTTTCTCTGAACAACTCCCATTACACTAACCGTGCTTCCTTCCTTGATATACCTACATAAATTTGCAATTTCAGAATAGGTTACAACATGATGAGAGTTCTCCCAAACTCATTCAACTATGGTATCACACATGCTTACAAGTTAGAGCTACAATTGTTCTTCGACCTCCAAGCACCCCAAAGAGGTTGTCACAATTTAATTGAAAATGAAATTTTCAGAAGGTACGAAGTGTCCATTTCAATATAGAGTCAATACATAAACATTGTAACCTCAGCAACAAATCAAACACTGATCTACATTGTATCCAAAGCTCCAACCCTAACCGAAACAGCCTTCCTCTAGATttctatattatttaattttgtaattaCAGTATAGACTTAGAGGAATGGTAGATCAAATGAACCATAAATGAGTAGGATGCTGCTGCATAAAACATAATACATACACTTGACATCAGTATAAGCTACATGTACATCTTTATGCTAGGGCTTAGAGGTGGCAATTGAGTGGGTTCAGGTTATTTCAAGTTTGGAAGACAATTTCAGGCTACTAGCCATTGGTCAAAGAGAGAGACCCATTTACTGCTCCTGCAACATAAGCACTTAATATCAAGGCAGAACTATAAATAGGAGAGAAATTTACCCTTCTTTCAGTCGCATTAATCGGTCATCACTTGAAAGATTCCTTTCTCCCAACCACCTGATGAACTCTGGAGATAATGTTTCGTTGGCTGGGTTGACATCTATAACAATTGAGTCGTCCACATAAGGAGTCACAACTGCTCCATTGCCTGTTTTTACTAATGCTCTCAACCCAGACTGGAAATCGGAGATGTAGAAGTCAACAGCACGCCTCTGTCGAAATGGCATACAAAagtttaatattcaaaacagAAAGAAGGCTGGAGAACATTACTAATCCATGTTACTTTGACTCTTCATTTTTTTAAACCTATGTCTGACACTCGCATCGACATATATCCAAACATGGGTATATGGGGATATGAACCTCTAAATAcatggaaacttagaaaaaaaaattgaatatgcGCGTCAGTCACATACTCATACCAAACAGTTATACCCGAGTCCAAGTAACATAGAAACTGAACTGAAAAGATGGGAAAAAACAAACAGATCTTTTCACATACGGCATTTATATAATTAGACAACACCAATACAAATTTTGACCCATCTGCCCAACGACAGCTATAACCAAAGGGCAATGTACCATTTCACAGCATAGTAAGCCAACAAAGCCataaaaaattttcttaaaagTTCAGGAGAagataataaaaattaacaattCAATTACTCACTTCCAACAATCGGAGTCCCCAGGTAAAACGACGATGTTTAGGATTGGCAGCTTTGGAATCCCATCCTCGATACTCATATAAACTAGTTGATGTATAAACACATCTTGGAACTTTCTGGAA is part of the Gossypium arboreum isolate Shixiya-1 chromosome 5, ASM2569848v2, whole genome shotgun sequence genome and harbors:
- the LOC108453367 gene encoding uncharacterized protein LOC108453367 isoform X2 — encoded protein: MESLSSSVFISNVSETHPFLHTHSLASSPSSSSSSPFLIKGPSKRIESLKFNAETSHFHGFRLHALSREVPDEGEGQPQPLTLNVGFSFVSEEDSLSVSQGDPDQNGSSKKDDDKLTKVETSVVAPHSSGATGGTRAGLFRTPISGGVQSATSAHGLPRPSLAVRNLMEQARFAHLCTVMSRMHHRREGYPFGSLVDFVPDSMGHPIFSFSPLAIHTRNLLADPRCTLVVQIPGWSGLSNARVTIFGDVYPLPEHQQEWAHKQYIAKHQQGPSQQWGNFYYFRMQNISDIYFIGGFGTVAWVDVMEYEAVKPDKIAVDGGEQNLKELNVTFSKPLRKLLSKEAEVDDAALISIDSKGIDIRVRQGAQFNIQRLSFEEGQTVETLEEAKAALWNVIKKGQVQNLKK
- the LOC108453367 gene encoding uncharacterized protein LOC108453367 isoform X1, with amino-acid sequence MESLSSSVFISNVSETHPFLHTHSLASSPSSSSSSPFLIKGPSKRIESLKFNAETSHFHGFRLHALSREVPDEGEGQPQPLTLNVGFSFVSEEDSLSVSQRLVGCIKWLLQLGIDSLSYILKGDPDQNGSSKKDDDKLTKVETSVVAPHSSGATGGTRAGLFRTPISGGVQSATSAHGLPRPSLAVRNLMEQARFAHLCTVMSRMHHRREGYPFGSLVDFVPDSMGHPIFSFSPLAIHTRNLLADPRCTLVVQIPGWSGLSNARVTIFGDVYPLPEHQQEWAHKQYIAKHQQGPSQQWGNFYYFRMQNISDIYFIGGFGTVAWVDVMEYEAVKPDKIAVDGGEQNLKELNVTFSKPLRKLLSKEAEVDDAALISIDSKGIDIRVRQGAQFNIQRLSFEEGQTVETLEEAKAALWNVIKKGQVQNLKK